Part of the Impatiens glandulifera chromosome 8, dImpGla2.1, whole genome shotgun sequence genome is shown below.
ATAATACCGGACAACATATTGGATAAAACACatgaaaatatagtttaaaacacggaacaacatattacaataatacaactgacaatagaatattaacatttcgagtaacttaaatatttacaacACATGACACCAGTGTATAAAAATACAGGACAACTTAGTTTAGGACACGAGAcatcatagtttaagacacgggacaacataaaataaaacagaggacaacacaagacaacaaaaatattaaaaaatttacacAGGTTTTTAAAGGCAACAGAATATTAACAGTCTAACtacataaacaacaaaaagatATACCTATTTATGTCCCCAGTTGTTGGTAggttatttttagaaataaacgACATCCCAACCTTGGGAATTTTGTCTTCGTTACAAGGTGATGATGGTTCATCCATAGGGCTACATAAGACAAAAAAAGAAATCAACACAAAGAATACATGACAACACATGAACAACATATTATAGTAATACATGACAACGTATTGGATAAAATGCAGAAAGACATATTGGATAAAACGCATGAAaacgcaaaaaaaaaaattagtttaaaacacagaacaacatattacaataacacaaatgacatcagaatattaacatttcaagcaacttaaatatttacacgggacaacataatttaagacacgggacatcatagtttaagacacggaacaacatagaacaaaacagaggacaacacaagccaacaaaaatattaacaattttatacaGGTTCTTGAAAACAACATAATATTAACAGTCTAGatacataaataacaaaaagatATACCTATTTATGTCCCCGATTGTTGATTCCTACTCATAACAATCACAAAATAACAGAAAACGTGAATCTATTGAAACAAACAGAAGAACaataaaacaatgaaaaaagTAAAGTATGATGGCAGAGAAGATATACCATTAGAAGAAGAAACTAAACGGACAGTCGGACAGTGACGAAGACGAATCTAAACAAAACGCAGATCTCCAAAAGTAGTGATCTATTCAAACGAACAAAAGAACAGTAAGAAGTGCCacgacgaggatgaagacgaatctaaagaaCGGAATGAGAAGAAGCTAAACGGAgaggatgaagacgaatctaaagaaTGGAAGGAGAAGATGATAAACAACGTGCCGACGAGGgtgaagaaaatggaagaataagaagaatgagggttttgtttaataataagcGGGAGATGAGAGTTTGCTAGAAAgagaaaatgtaattttttctctttcctccatGGCATGCCAGGTGGCTTCGCTCAAGATTTCGTTCCCCCAATTCGTTCCCTATATCATTTCCCTATTTATGTATTCATTGATgttatttttgttcaaattgaTATTCAACTCTAAGTGTTTCAAAATGTGATCAATTTATGAATCCTggcaaaatattaaaaattacttGTATTAGACTCATTTTCTACATTATCATTATATCTTCTATTGTGATTGATATATagagaatttatttaattttaagtgaGATTTCTTTTTCTGTTAATTTTAATACTATGATAACTGTAACATTATTAAAAGAAACCATACCAAAgtagtataattattataagttaaaaatattatatcaaatcgATACaacaatctaaaaaaaaaaaattggagtcGAGACTTCATTgctttttacataatttttttttggagtcGAGACTTCATTGTTTTTTACATAGTTTTTTTAGAACGTTGAATTCCGCAAATTTTTCAGAGTGCGACTAATTCCCGTAGATTAAACAAATAACCTATAAACACATTTAACCAATTTGACCGAACGTGGCATCCGACGAGTTTGAACCAGAATCTCAGGCTCCAATTCTTTCACATAGTTTCATCATacattatgatattattttctttatgatGAATTAATGCTTCATCTTATATTTCCCAactattctaataaataaaaaattagttgtCATCAATTTCTTAGTAGGATTATGAAGAATTCATGcttcattttatgtttttcagcTCATCTTAAACACAAATTTCATTGTTGACAATTCTTATCACAAAGAATAAGATTAATACACTTGTCCTTAATTCTAGTATCTTATTAATTCCTTGCTATTGTGATAACAACcattcttatgtagaaattatacataataatgTGAGATTTAGTAAATTAATGATAGTCATTCTtctgatataataataatgttaatcatttgaattattttaatgtcattttcataaatacttaattttaaattaatgatagcTATTCTTCTGATATTATGATAATGTTAATCATATGAATTATGGTAATGTCATTTTCATAAATACctaaaagtgaataaaatactCGTTACATTATTAAGTAGACATAGAACTGTGAACATTAAATCATAACTCAAAAAACACTCATTACATTATTAAGTAGAGATAAAACTTACATTGAATCATAACTCAAAAAAACACCACTTAATTACTAACAATCTACctagacaaataaaaaaaagtacatCAATGTTCTTCCTTCATTTAATCATCACATACactgattaaatataaaatgaactttCCTCCTAAAGATCACAACATCATATCTTCCTAGCCAACAAAGTTCAAAAAAATTGGAACACACTTTTACAGTGGTAGATATATATCCAATATTCATCCAAAATCTCGAAAATCAGTTATCCTTGTAATCTTTGGCTGGCCTTGCTTGAAGACCACCTCCAGCCATCCTTTCAAGCGAATAAGGCATATACGTGCCAAGAATTCTATCCCAAGTTACGAAAAAGGGTTGCGAGAAATTATATTTGGTACCATAAAGCTGGTGGTGGATATCGTGATAAGCACTGTTGTTTCTGAAGAAGATGTGGAAAAGATTTCCCGGGATCCAAAGTCCACAATGGTCATCGACAGTCTTGAGAGTAGCAAAAGAAAAGAAGTAGATTGATGTATTAGGAGACATGCCAGATATGAGGAAAGACAAGGCACCGCCTATAGTGTCCAGAATGAGCCCTTCTAGAGGATGGTTGTAAAGAGCACCAAAGGCGTAGGGCACTATTAGGCGATGGTGTTGGGAATGGATATGTCGGTATAAGAATTTGTTATGATGCATGTATCTATGCATGAAGTACTGCCATGTATCTAGAACAACCATAGCTACTACGAATTGTCTTAGGATTATAAGCGGGGAAAATGAAGAAGAGTTAACCGtcgtcttctcattatcggctGTTTCATTGCCTGTCACCTATATACATACCAACAAACAAATGTAAGCCTCATTTTTATAgcgagtttttttttttgttcaatatCATGATTTAAATCCAAATTGCCAAATTTATAGTTGTAAGACACATTTGATAAATAACTCCCAAATTTCTTAGAGACATTAGTTTTTCATTTGCtgatttgattataattaaagattcccatataaaaaaaatagttaaaaattgaCATAACAAAATGATCCATAAGTATAATTTTCAaacactttttctttttctttagatACAATATTTAGTTACTAAGTAGGGTATAGTTCAAGAAGTATCATGATTCGGGTCGATTCCACTAAAAACACCTTAATTTCAAGTTAATTTCAATTGGCATTGTGCTAGcttcttaaaaacaaaaaactaaaCAACCAAAAAACCTGAAATTTTACTTGTTTATTGTTTAAATCCAGATCCTAATTCGGGGTGGTATAAGCAAAACCGAATAACCGACGGTTTATGAAACAGCTAAACCGAACTCAACAATTTGATTGCTCGGTTTAGTGACAACCGAATCACAAAACCGACCGATGatggttaaaatttaaaaaatatacataatttagtTACAACTTATAGTTTAACCATCAaacatttcttttaataattaagttttcaaCAACATAGttgtttttaaaactaaataattgcATTGTTTAGCAATAATTTTGGCAATCTAATGAAACCGATCAAACAAATCAGCTTACACCACTAAtcagaaaagaaaattataaatattttcaaatagaaTCATTATTTCTAACAGAAAATAATGACAAAGcctaataaaagaaatgattgactatttttatttttctctttcagCCTTGCCAAGATATGAAGAAAAGCAgggtaaagaaaaaaaaactagaaacaAGCTTACTTGATTAAGatgatttcaaataatccattaaCAGAAGTCATAAAACAGGGTAATTTGCaaagaaaacataattattGAGAATTGAAGCAATACTAAAACATGATATAGAACAGTTACCTTAAACAAGATGATAGCTACAATAGCCTGAAGAGCCTGTTGAAGAAGAACCCCTTTTAAAACAGTAGATTTGGACACCAAATTCTTCTCATCTTCCTCTTTTCTTGAATGCAATCGATAATCATCCAATGAACCCATCAAAGCATATAATCCAGAATATACCCAATACACCACAATTGGAAGAAAAGCTCCCATTAACTCATCTGATACCCCAAAATCCATTGTAATTCGAAACTAGATATCTATTACAATGATTTGGGGAGATGGgttttgtttttcttcaaaCTAATAATAATCTTATGAATTGAAAACAAGGTTTGACTGACTGATCAATAGAGTTGACAGCAATCGAAAATTTCTAgggtttgaaattgaaattgaaaagggtttgttagagagagaaagggaaTGAAAGGGGGAGGAATAGCAGATGGGATTGATTCAATGGTGATGATAATTAAAAGCAATTGTGGAAAAGACGAACCAGATGAAGTTGTATAATCAATCCTCCATTGTCGACATCATTCATTTGAGTAAactcattaaaatataataagaccTCTTCTCTCTCATTTACAagtcaattataaaatatttgcttatttttctttcattttactCCTTTAACTATCTAACCTTTATCATATCAGTCCtgacaatatttattttttacgcCACCTCGTCGTCATGATCTCTCGCTTcaactcaaaatattttcagaTGAAATCAAACCCAAACCCATAATCTTTTGATTCTTTAAATCGGCTCTTATCACTTGATATGaatcattacaaaattaataatatttattttttttttttcaaaatcatcttGTCTAGctattctattttaaaaattattgtgaGATAATACTGTATAAGATATCTTTATATCATATTCtcttataagattattttttcattagattaaaatttaccatattattataaaaaaataaattaaaaatttgtataaattataaaggctaaataaatatattagttatattatatatttaattatgtttataaatatttgagagaaaaaaaactatctaaataaattttaaattttattttaaattataatagtttatttaaaatataaagtttggtatatattattattattattaattaaaataataaacagatatggtttaaaaaaataacattaacaaaataaattaaattatgaataaaaaatatatgtttttaatttataattacaaattcaatttttctttataaaatggTAAAAGAAAAactgtttatttttattttttaaaattaaaattatttataaactattgaagttttattaaaattaaaattgtaagactttaattattttcaaagtttatatataagagatttttAATGCTTATCATAGACAACTATAATATGGATTGATActtgattatttaagattattttttaaattaatctatcTCATTGtccattatttttctaatttatcaataaaaaaatgtcattctaatttaattttttttaataaatacatatGATATGTAATCGGAGGGCTTGTTTGGTGTTTGTACATTCAAATAGGACGGCGATTTTGGAATAAGAAGGAAACTTCAACGTAAATTCTcatttagaaaaagaaaaaaaggaagcTTCTACTCTCTGCCTGTTTTATTTTGGCATAATACTACCTTAAGGGCAGTTTGAATTCATCAACTATTATTAATTGACACAATAAAATGATATAGAATAAagtaactaataaatttattaaatattgctTGATAACAACATATTTGGGAAGTTGCTTATAATggtacaaataattaatatatatatataaaataataataataataataataataataatgtgcaTATTGATTGCTCTACATGTGACCAGGGTGGCCCTAAAGTAATAGGACTAACTACTTCAAAGGTTcacataatttgttttaaaaaaaaaaaggatttgTTAAATGACTTAAATCTTTGACTTATTCTAATAAacttatagaaaaataattaactaataaaaaaaatataaaaagccTTAACAGCATCTAATCCTCATGCATGTGTTCgacttaaaaagaaaaaaagtagtAGGAGAAGGATAacatagaaaaattaaagtgaTTATTTAAGTACTTAAAAATACAACTTAGAAATACATCGCttaatctaaacatctaattGACCAAGTTTCAGCCTAGAAATAGTTATTTTAGCCACAAATATTGAGATTTGTTTTCTTTCATGTGAGAATTGTATTCTAgacattttatttcttaaaaatcaattagGTAACTTGAGTTATTTTAGTGTtgtatattgattattttattttaatttttaataaaaagaaaataagtatAGACACTTATTGACCATTGATCAATAATAATGGTCAAATTACATTTCAACCCATGAAAAAACAGAGGAGGACAAAAGACAGGAGGGGACAAGAGAATGACGTGTCATCGTGTTATTaactgaaaaaatgaaaaaaaaagataaaatagaataataaattttacaattttttcaGCCAGTTAAATTGTGCCATGCTATTCTCTTTCTCAATAATTTCTCATATCAAAATTggaaaagttaaatttattaaattaacacaaaagataaatatttagtGACTATATATACCCACTCAATTTAAGAACACATGcctataatttttatacataattcttATAATGAGTTTAATAAATctgtatattattattgtttttgaaatggttcattaaatattaaaaaataagagttATTTAAGTATACAAAATAAAGTATGACAacagaaaaattaaaatttataaaagacaatcaagaaagaaaacaaagatAGTAGTAAGCCGCACCACCAAATGATTAACGTTGCAggaatatcttaaaaaaaagtaatgagcTCTCCAACCAACTTTACgtattttccaaaaataatatcaaatagcGTAATAATAATAACGATATGGATGATGCGTATTATCAAATACCATCACTGAAAATACGACGATTCATTTACAACCATATAGTCCACTAATACATAGTATGATAGTAACCAATGATTCAAGCCCTCCATATTTATGGTCTCGATTGAAATCTCCCAACAACTCAGACATTACTCACTAGATTGGAACCATGCTCCAATGCAAACTCCAAATATCTATCACTTCACTACGACCTAAAACAATGTGGATTGGAATAATGCTCCAATGCAAACTCCAAATATCTATCACTTCACCACAACGTAGAACAATGTGAGACGCTCTTCAAACCTTCATAAGACACATCCGACTAATTactatacaatattttttcattcatctATCGTCCATCAAAATCGCACCCTTAATAACACTCTAGccaaaaatgaaattttcaattgATGAAATATTATACTCCCACAACTTCTCTCAATAATAATTGTACAGAGACAACTCAACAAACAAGTTATAATAATGTCCACATGAAAATAATTCATGTTTTGTCTCGTATACTATCATGTCTATACATGTCACCTCCTTACACCTCACCATGATCAAAACCCTAGCATGAGAAGATCCATTACTAGTATTAAACCACCTTCTATATCTGACATGACTAGGAAAATTGTTAATCTAATGATTAAACATGTCCTTAACTATGGAATTTTTGCATATGACAATGAACACTGGTgaaaaaagggtcaaaaccgagagttaaaactctcggttttgaccctataactttcggtgaagacaccttaccgaaggttttagtaaccctcgccatccctcggtattgacactctcgggacttccataaagagaaaaaccgagagttatatgaaaactttcggttttttctctttgtgaaaaaaacgagggttttacaagaactttcgatttttctctttttggaaaaaccgagggttttataaagacctttcggtttttctcttttgtggaaaaaccgagggttgtatatagacctttcggttttcttctttttacaaATAACCTTCGggttttctctgtgtggaaaaaccgagggttttgcaaagaactttcggttttacccgaagaggaaaaccgagagttatatactaaaccttcggttttcctcttcggttaaaaccgaaagttttgtatataactctcggttttcctcttcgggtaaaaccgagagttttccactaactctcggttttctccttttcaagaaaatcgaaagttatattaaaactctcggattttacccgaagaggaaaaccgagagttttgtaaataaccttcggttttcctctttaggataaaaaccgagggtttgtcatataactctcggttttctctttggctaaaaaccgagagttttctaatatctctcgttttttccaaaaagagaaaaaccgagagatttcaatattactttcggttttttcccctaaatttttaaaaatgtgcggattattttgctcgcaaccaaaacctaaccaaaacctgttcagccaaaccaatatattaatgataaaagaaatgcagcatacaataaacgatcacattaattgatcgtgaacattacaaaattcgaaaccaaacaaatattccgaacaatctgttataagtTCAACTactataatgaaaacatgttcataatcgaaacaaccttagcttgtggggggaggaggtggttgttgcctcatatataattcgactctctccattctcgcgttcatctctgccttctccctctccattttttcggtaatctctaacttctccctctccattctttccacaatttcttgctTTTCCAATTGCAATTCATCCATTttccgccttctttcttcatctctcttctccagttcctccagcttgagcttcattatttgattctcttctaacaatcgctcattgtttcgctgtgaactgtttccactacgacgatcatcacgaaagtgtgtgggccggacgcctgatcccattccgaacactaccccgtgtttttgttgtccgaacaccctctccgtcaattcaaaatccgatattccgggttcgttactaacaacctcctccatctcagcctgcacaattcaaataaaatatcatttatataataaaaaactaggcatattcaattcacttacaattttctcttgcacgtgttcgtccgggacgggtgttgggttttcttgtgtcggttttggtgtacgggtcctcttgaatacttcaattacagacggtggccgtcccatttcaatcgcctgttgaaataaatgatttatataattaataacaatctttatattaagttattacaaataatgtacttaccaactcgtcttcaatttgtgcaaacggtctacttcccgttcgatgtgggaatttcagattcttccgattcttcatatttgtagtactgtgtctctgtatttgaaataacaaatgaagttagattaattaatatcaactcttatttgaattatgaaaccttaccttaaacgtttctgtgaagaaatggttgcgacacacgaATTCTCAATCgtctcgatcgtagtccggtggaggattagccagtaccgccgttaaaatcaaaatcaaaccaattaaCCATACATCAATCAAACCCAATATAAACCTAGtgttaacattaatcaaaccaaaatcaaacataaatcaaaccaaaatcaaacctcaatcaaacctcaatcaaacctcaatcaaaccaatcttaactaaatcaaacaaaaatcaaacctCATTCCAACCAAAAACAAACCAATCTAAACTAAGTcaaacaaagatcaaaccataatcctaaattaaacaaaatgtaacataaatcaacaaatccaaaccaaatctcacatatataacATCAATCATTCAAACAGATTCAATCAGATtcaataataagattaataattcctaattctaacaaatcctaaaaactaaccctaaaatccctaaaatctaacatatataacactaatatatataaattaacttgaaatcctaacatatataacactaatatatataaataaacctgAAATCCAAGAACTGACCTTCAATCGTCGGCGGAGGCTGGCTGAGGCGCGGCTGAGAGCGGCGGAGGCGCGGAAGCAGAACTTCAATCGGGTCCGCGGCAGATCTTCGACCGGTGGCGGCTTCAAGATGGCGACGTCTTGGCGGCTTCAAGGCGGCGTCGTCTTCTTCAGGATCGAAGGGTGTCGTCTTGGCGGAGGGTGTCGGCTGAGAGCGGCGCTGGCGAAGAGAAGCGGCGGGAGAGAGAGAGTCGGATCGAAGAAGAAAAAAcggggaagaaagaaagaagggtttttttttttaattaaatagttgatTCCCGAGAGTTTTctgaaaactctcggaatttaaatATCCAagaaccgagagttttcatttaactctcggttttatgaaaataatcaaaaccgagagttataagaaaactctcggtttttggatatttaaattccgagagttttcatataactctcggttttgattatttgtttacattttcactattaaaattaaatgcacaaaaccgagaggttttaGTAAATCTGTCgtattttatgcatatttccgaaagttatttatttaactttcggttttataaaatgacaaattattaaattatttggattctcactttctaataatgatgaacaacatgaatttaacacatttgatatccttaaaacatttctcaatccatatgatcaaacattacacaaatacatagaataatcctacataaacattcatatacacttctctttATGATCTAACACATTCttgaacattttaacattaaacacaaactaaaattttaaaataaaacacacacttgataatattagttaggagtctagattataaccaaaaaaaccaattaatttaacaatttgggACAtattaattccgagagttaatcataaaaccctcggtttttatgagtatttccgaaagttttacccTAAACTCTCGTAATTTCTATGTcacaaaatgttaaattaattggttccTAATCTTCTAATGGatttgaacattattaatttaacacatttaa
Proteins encoded:
- the LOC124911789 gene encoding sphinganine C4-monooxygenase 1-like, which encodes MDFGVSDELMGAFLPIVVYWVYSGLYALMGSLDDYRLHSRKEEDEKNLVSKSTVLKGVLLQQALQAIVAIILFKVTGNETADNEKTTVNSSSFSPLIILRQFVVAMVVLDTWQYFMHRYMHHNKFLYRHIHSQHHRLIVPYAFGALYNHPLEGLILDTIGGALSFLISGMSPNTSIYFFSFATLKTVDDHCGLWIPGNLFHIFFRNNSAYHDIHHQLYGTKYNFSQPFFVTWDRILGTYMPYSLERMAGGGLQARPAKDYKDN